The Bacteroidota bacterium genome contains a region encoding:
- a CDS encoding dihydroorotate dehydrogenase-like protein produces the protein MANLSIKYMGIELKNPLIVGACNLVTDIKNLKKIEEAGAAAVVYKSLFEEQIQLEGLELENDIAEYTERNAEMVNLFPDIKHAGPVEYLMHLAAAKKSLTIPVIASLNAVYQDSWIEYAQKIEETGVDGIELNFYSVPKSLDITAAQIEDEQVEILKAVKAAVKIPVSVKLSPYYSNPLNIVSKMDKAGAGAFVLFNRLFQPDIDIEKLEQHFPYNLSNVEDNKLAMHFAGLLFGEVKGTICSNTGIFTGEDMIKMILCGADSVQVVSTLYKNHVTQITTMLDELNAWMDKKGYKTIADFKGKLSKKNSKDPFAYKRAQYVDIMMKSNSIFKKFPIV, from the coding sequence ATGGCAAACCTGAGCATTAAATACATGGGTATCGAACTTAAGAACCCATTGATTGTCGGGGCCTGTAATCTGGTAACCGATATAAAAAATCTCAAAAAGATAGAAGAAGCAGGCGCAGCAGCCGTTGTATACAAATCACTTTTTGAAGAACAAATCCAGCTCGAAGGACTCGAGCTGGAAAATGATATTGCCGAATACACCGAGCGCAATGCAGAAATGGTAAACCTGTTTCCCGACATCAAACATGCCGGTCCCGTGGAATACCTGATGCACCTTGCCGCAGCAAAGAAGAGCCTGACCATTCCGGTTATCGCCAGCCTCAATGCAGTATATCAGGATTCATGGATTGAGTATGCACAGAAAATTGAAGAGACCGGTGTTGACGGAATTGAACTCAATTTTTATTCGGTTCCCAAAAGTCTTGACATAACAGCTGCACAGATAGAAGACGAACAAGTGGAAATTTTGAAAGCGGTGAAGGCTGCCGTAAAAATTCCGGTAAGCGTGAAACTGAGCCCCTACTACAGCAATCCATTAAACATTGTAAGTAAAATGGATAAAGCCGGTGCCGGCGCATTCGTTTTATTCAATCGTCTTTTTCAGCCCGACATCGATATCGAAAAATTAGAGCAGCACTTCCCCTACAATCTCAGTAATGTTGAAGATAACAAGCTTGCCATGCATTTTGCAGGCCTTCTCTTCGGCGAGGTAAAAGGAACTATTTGCAGCAACACAGGCATCTTCACCGGCGAGGATATGATTAAAATGATTCTTTGTGGCGCAGACAGCGTGCAGGTTGTAAGCACTCTTTACAAAAATCATGTAACACAAATTACCACGATGCTTGATGAACTGAACGCATGGATGGATAAAAAAGGATATAAAACCATTGCCGACTTCAAAGGAAAACTTTCAAAGAAGAACAGCAAGGATCCTTTTGCCTACAAAAGAGCGCAGTATGTTGACATCATGATGAAATCAAACAGCATCTTTAAGAAATTCCCAATAGTATAA
- the nifJ gene encoding pyruvate:ferredoxin (flavodoxin) oxidoreductase, with protein sequence MEKKDRFVTCDGNYAAAHIAYMFSEVACIYPITPSSNMAENVDEWAAAGKKNIFGEIVSVSEMQSEAGAAGAVHGALQSGALCSTYTASQGLLLMIPNMYKIAGELLPGVFHVSARSIAAQALSIFGDHSDVMSTRSCGFAMLATGSVQEIMDLAAVAHLTAIKSRIPFLHFFDGFRTSHEIQKVETVPMEEWAKLLDWKALQEFRDRALNPEHPVTRGTAQNPDIYFQTREASNKFYTVIPDMVEDYMVKVKELTGREYHPFTYYGAPDADRVIVAMGSITETIKEVIDHMMEKGEKIGLVNVHLYRPFSADYFFKVFPKTVKKLTVLDRTKEPGANGEPLYLDVKDIFYGKENAPTIYGGRYGLSSKDTTPAMMLSVFENMKLKEPKDHFTVGIVDDVTFLSLPLLPEISVTKKGTYEAKFYGLGADGTVGANKNSIKIIGETTDKYCQAYFAYDSKKSGGFTASHLRFGDAPIRAPYLVNNPDFVACHVPSYIDKYDMILGLKKGGSFLFNSIWDAEETKRRLPDHFKKYLAENEIRFYIINATKIAEEIGLGNRTNTIMQSAFFKVSNVISFEMAIDHMKTAIKKTYGRKGEEIVKMNIASIEKGAEVEEVAVPKEWASIVVKTKTETSNVPKFIHDVVEPINAMKGDLLPVSAFNGREDGTFPCGTTRYEKRGIAVNVPEWIPANCIQCNQCAYVCPHASIRPFLMTEEEVKNAPAGTTTLKAIGKELDGLHFRLQLSPLDCTGCGNCADVCPAKVKALEMKPLGSQQAEIARWEHMEHKVGYKPAAFDKFKTFKNSQFAQPLFEFSGACAGCGETPYIKLITQLYGERMIVANATGCTSIYGGSAPSTPYSANKDGKGVAWANSLFEDNAEYGFGIALGVRKMRDRIARLMKEAMESNLSAGVKEAFTGWLDGMNNAEASMAATEKVLAVMKDVNDPIVKQITELKQYLIKKSVWVFGGDGWAYDIGYGGLDHVLASGEDINLLVVDTEVYSNTGGQSSKSTPIGAVAKFAAAGKRIRKKDLGMMAMSYGYVYVAQVAMGANPGQYFRALKEAEAYPGPSIIIAYAPCINHGIRSGMNKAQEEADKAVKAGYWHLYRYNPLHEAEGKNPFTLDSKEPAWDEFQGFLAGEVRYVSLKQSFPKEADELFKAAEEAAKWRFRSYKRLADADYTK encoded by the coding sequence ATGGAAAAGAAAGACCGTTTTGTAACGTGTGACGGCAATTACGCAGCAGCACACATTGCCTACATGTTCAGCGAAGTAGCATGTATTTACCCCATCACGCCCTCATCGAATATGGCAGAAAATGTGGACGAATGGGCCGCAGCAGGAAAAAAGAATATTTTTGGTGAAATCGTCAGCGTTTCTGAAATGCAGTCGGAAGCAGGTGCCGCAGGCGCTGTTCACGGAGCCCTTCAGTCAGGCGCTCTTTGCTCAACCTATACTGCCTCACAAGGTCTGTTGCTGATGATACCTAATATGTATAAAATTGCCGGTGAACTTTTGCCGGGCGTTTTTCACGTATCAGCACGCAGCATCGCCGCTCAGGCATTGTCAATTTTTGGTGATCACAGCGACGTGATGAGTACCCGCTCATGCGGTTTCGCTATGTTAGCTACCGGCAGTGTTCAGGAAATAATGGACTTGGCCGCTGTGGCTCACCTTACAGCCATTAAATCAAGAATTCCTTTCCTGCATTTCTTTGATGGCTTCCGCACATCTCATGAAATTCAGAAAGTAGAAACCGTCCCTATGGAAGAATGGGCAAAACTGCTTGACTGGAAAGCATTGCAGGAATTCCGCGACAGGGCGCTCAATCCCGAACATCCCGTTACACGCGGTACTGCTCAGAATCCGGATATCTATTTCCAGACCCGCGAAGCATCCAATAAATTCTACACCGTCATCCCCGACATGGTAGAAGATTATATGGTAAAAGTTAAAGAACTCACCGGCAGGGAATATCATCCGTTCACCTACTACGGTGCACCCGATGCCGACCGCGTTATTGTTGCCATGGGCTCCATTACGGAAACCATCAAAGAAGTGATTGACCATATGATGGAAAAAGGCGAGAAAATAGGTCTTGTCAACGTACATCTTTACAGACCATTCTCAGCCGATTATTTCTTCAAAGTATTCCCGAAAACAGTTAAAAAACTGACTGTACTTGATCGTACCAAAGAACCGGGCGCCAACGGCGAACCCCTGTATCTGGACGTAAAAGATATTTTTTACGGTAAAGAAAATGCGCCAACAATTTATGGCGGTCGCTACGGACTCAGCTCAAAAGATACGACACCTGCCATGATGCTCTCCGTATTTGAGAACATGAAATTGAAAGAACCTAAAGATCATTTTACGGTTGGTATCGTTGATGATGTTACCTTCCTGTCATTGCCGCTGCTCCCCGAGATTAGTGTTACGAAAAAAGGAACATACGAAGCCAAATTCTATGGTCTTGGTGCCGACGGTACTGTAGGTGCAAATAAAAACTCCATCAAAATTATCGGTGAAACAACCGATAAATACTGCCAGGCATACTTTGCTTATGACTCCAAAAAATCGGGTGGTTTTACTGCATCACACCTTCGTTTTGGTGATGCACCCATCCGCGCACCGTATCTTGTAAACAACCCCGACTTTGTGGCCTGTCATGTTCCATCATACATCGATAAGTATGACATGATTCTTGGTCTTAAAAAAGGCGGTTCATTCCTGTTCAACAGCATCTGGGATGCCGAAGAAACAAAACGCCGTTTACCTGATCATTTTAAAAAATACCTTGCCGAGAACGAAATCAGATTCTATATCATCAACGCGACCAAAATTGCAGAAGAAATAGGACTGGGCAATCGCACCAACACTATCATGCAGTCGGCATTCTTCAAAGTTTCAAACGTTATCTCGTTTGAAATGGCCATCGACCATATGAAAACCGCTATCAAGAAAACATACGGACGCAAAGGCGAAGAGATTGTAAAGATGAATATTGCCTCTATTGAAAAAGGCGCCGAAGTTGAAGAAGTAGCCGTTCCTAAAGAATGGGCATCTATTGTTGTAAAAACAAAAACAGAAACCAGCAACGTTCCTAAGTTCATCCATGATGTGGTTGAACCTATCAATGCCATGAAAGGCGACTTGCTGCCGGTAAGCGCATTCAACGGACGCGAAGACGGAACCTTCCCCTGCGGGACTACCCGTTACGAAAAAAGAGGTATTGCCGTGAATGTTCCCGAATGGATTCCCGCAAACTGTATTCAGTGCAACCAGTGCGCGTATGTATGCCCTCACGCTTCTATCAGACCTTTCCTTATGACAGAAGAAGAAGTGAAAAACGCTCCTGCCGGAACAACTACTCTTAAAGCTATCGGTAAAGAACTTGACGGACTGCATTTCAGACTGCAGTTAAGCCCGCTCGATTGCACCGGATGCGGAAACTGCGCCGATGTTTGTCCTGCCAAGGTAAAAGCCCTTGAAATGAAACCGCTGGGTTCGCAACAGGCAGAGATTGCCCGCTGGGAGCATATGGAACATAAAGTGGGTTACAAACCTGCTGCATTCGATAAATTCAAAACATTTAAAAACAGTCAATTCGCACAGCCGTTGTTCGAGTTCTCCGGAGCTTGCGCAGGTTGCGGCGAAACACCGTATATCAAACTTATCACTCAGCTTTACGGCGAACGCATGATTGTTGCCAACGCTACAGGCTGTACCTCTATTTATGGCGGTTCTGCACCATCCACCCCTTATTCCGCAAATAAAGACGGTAAAGGTGTTGCCTGGGCAAACTCACTGTTTGAAGACAATGCGGAATATGGATTCGGTATTGCTCTCGGCGTGCGCAAAATGCGCGACCGCATTGCAAGACTGATGAAAGAAGCGATGGAGTCAAACCTGAGCGCAGGAGTTAAAGAAGCATTCACCGGCTGGCTCGATGGCATGAACAATGCCGAGGCATCTATGGCTGCAACCGAAAAAGTTCTTGCCGTGATGAAAGATGTAAATGATCCTATCGTTAAACAAATCACCGAACTGAAACAGTACCTCATCAAAAAATCTGTATGGGTATTTGGTGGCGACGGCTGGGCATATGATATCGGTTACGGCGGTCTCGACCATGTACTGGCATCAGGCGAAGACATCAATCTGCTGGTTGTTGATACCGAAGTGTATTCAAACACCGGTGGTCAGTCATCCAAATCCACACCTATCGGCGCAGTTGCAAAATTTGCTGCAGCAGGTAAACGCATCCGTAAAAAAGATCTTGGTATGATGGCCATGTCATACGGTTATGTTTATGTAGCACAGGTTGCTATGGGAGCCAATCCCGGTCAGTATTTCAGAGCACTGAAAGAAGCCGAAGCATATCCTGGACCTTCCATTATTATTGCATACGCACCCTGCATCAACCACGGTATCCGCTCGGGAATGAACAAAGCCCAGGAAGAGGCCGATAAAGCTGTAAAAGCAGGTTACTGGCATCTGTACAGGTACAATCCGCTGCACGAAGCCGAAGGAAAGAACCCATTCACGCTCGATTCGAAAGAACCGGCATGGGATGAATTCCAGGGATTCCTGGCAGGCGAAGTAAGGTACGTTTCACTCAAGCAGTCGTTCCCGAAAGAAGCAGACGAACTGTTTAAAGCAGCCGAAGAAGCCGCCAAGTGGAGATTCAGAAGCTATAAACGCCTTGCTGACGCAGATTATACAAAATAA
- a CDS encoding heavy metal-binding domain-containing protein, with amino-acid sequence MKTRIFLVVIGLATMSIAFTACSSQNKKTEPTEQNGTEKVVYTCPMHPEVISDKPGKCPKCGMELVKKEPAMNMDSAAMKKM; translated from the coding sequence ATGAAAACGAGAATTTTTTTAGTTGTTATTGGCCTTGCGACCATGAGTATCGCCTTTACTGCCTGTTCTTCCCAAAATAAAAAGACAGAACCTACCGAACAGAACGGTACCGAAAAAGTAGTTTACACCTGCCCGATGCATCCGGAGGTTATCAGCGACAAACCGGGTAAATGTCCAAAATGCGGTATGGAACTGGTGAAAAAAGAACCAGCCATGAATATGGATTCTGCTGCAATGAAAAAGATGTAA
- a CDS encoding T9SS type A sorting domain-containing protein yields MRKALQTILLALIASTGFAQIQNSGFENWTTMGIYENPQSWGTMNNATAATSIFTATKGSPGNPGSFYLKLTSKLIGISVLNGIAVSGILDSITQTPKSGFPFTLRPQSFGGKWQHMIYGSSQGSVSVLLTRWNTALSVRETVATASQTLTGMVMSWGNFNINFVYQSGEFPDTCIIVLKASGSNPAQNDYLWVDNLAFSGSVAGISENNVQSMVVNSYPNPANEEIGFACTTTFQQGDRIIISDMLGNIMEEKSISGTAFKINTSEFANGNYIYYLVNKLNIQYSNGKFSVQH; encoded by the coding sequence ATGAGAAAAGCACTTCAAACGATTCTTCTCGCACTTATTGCCAGTACTGGCTTTGCGCAGATCCAGAATTCGGGATTTGAGAACTGGACGACAATGGGCATCTATGAAAACCCTCAATCATGGGGCACTATGAACAATGCAACCGCAGCAACGAGTATATTTACTGCAACCAAGGGCAGCCCGGGCAATCCCGGTTCATTTTATCTGAAGCTCACTTCTAAATTAATTGGCATCAGTGTTCTGAATGGAATCGCTGTAAGTGGAATACTGGATTCGATAACACAGACACCGAAATCAGGATTCCCTTTTACACTCAGGCCTCAGAGCTTTGGTGGAAAATGGCAGCACATGATCTATGGCTCAAGCCAGGGATCTGTTTCTGTACTTCTCACAAGATGGAATACTGCACTTAGTGTGAGAGAAACTGTTGCCACAGCAAGCCAGACATTAACAGGAATGGTGATGAGCTGGGGGAATTTCAATATCAATTTCGTGTACCAGTCGGGAGAGTTTCCTGATACATGTATTATTGTTCTCAAAGCAAGTGGTTCAAACCCTGCACAAAATGATTACCTGTGGGTTGATAATCTGGCGTTTTCAGGTTCAGTCGCCGGAATTTCAGAAAACAATGTGCAATCAATGGTGGTAAACAGTTATCCAAATCCTGCAAATGAAGAGATCGGATTTGCCTGTACTACTACATTTCAACAGGGAGACCGGATAATTATTTCAGATATGCTTGGTAACATTATGGAGGAGAAAAGTATTTCAGGCACTGCTTTTAAAATAAACACTTCTGAATTTGCCAATGGTAATTACATCTATTATCTGGTAAACAAGTTAAATATTCAATATTCAAATGGAAAATTTTCTGTTCAACATTAA
- a CDS encoding cation transporter encodes MKTMIITMAMFFGIAIISPNAANAQCCGGKEKASCHKSTPSNSQNRTAGAVKDSLKVSGKCGMCKTRIETAALTVKGIKDAQWNETTGMLVYSYDGSVKKEDVSTAVGKAGHDTELGKAPDKAYNKLPGCCKYR; translated from the coding sequence ATGAAAACTATGATTATCACGATGGCCATGTTCTTTGGAATAGCCATCATCAGTCCGAATGCAGCGAATGCACAATGTTGCGGCGGTAAAGAAAAAGCTTCCTGCCATAAATCGACACCGTCAAATTCACAGAACAGAACTGCCGGTGCAGTAAAGGATTCATTGAAAGTATCCGGTAAATGCGGCATGTGTAAAACCCGCATTGAGACAGCAGCCCTTACGGTTAAAGGCATTAAAGATGCGCAGTGGAATGAGACCACAGGCATGCTCGTATATTCTTATGACGGAAGCGTGAAAAAAGAAGATGTAAGTACCGCAGTGGGAAAAGCAGGCCACGACACCGAGCTTGGCAAAGCGCCGGATAAAGCATACAACAAATTGCCGGGTTGTTGCAAATACAGGTAA
- a CDS encoding efflux RND transporter permease subunit, protein MNKEERIKIIEKSSHQVGPGVFYSTIVVVVSFLPVFLLTGMEGKLFHPLAWTKTLILLVDAVVAITLAPVLISFFLKGKLKPEHKNPITRTLEKIYTPILKFCLIWRKTTIGVNLMALLVSIPMFLSLGSEFFPPLDEGSILFMPVTLPDVSNSEIKRILQVQDKIIKSVPEVDNVLGKAGRASTATDNSPVSMIETIILLKPKSEWRKGISKADIVNELNEKLQIPGVVNGWTQPIINRINMLSTGIRTDVGLKVYGQNLDSIYSLAQMFKKELAGIDGVKDLYVEPITGGKYLDIKIKRDEIGRYGLSVDDVNMIVESAIGGMNLTNTIEGRERFSISVRLSQDFRKSIEDIKRIPILTENFGSIPLSSVADIIISDGPPMINSENAMLRGSVLFNVRDRDLGSTVKECQAKLDKLIKKMPKGYFIEWSGQYENQIRANKTLMLIMPFVVLIILLVLYFTYKSVKEALVTMITIPFALIGGVFMIYFYGVNLSVAVAVGFIALFGIAVETAMLMTIYLNEAMQNLVKLKGNSSETITNADIREYVIAGAAKRLRPKIMTVSVALFGLLPILWATGVGSDVMLPIALPLIGGVLTSTIYVLLVTPVVFEIVKERELKRKGRIDVFGLKEGGTS, encoded by the coding sequence ATGAACAAAGAGGAGCGTATAAAAATAATTGAGAAGTCGTCGCACCAGGTAGGCCCCGGTGTGTTCTACTCTACCATTGTGGTGGTGGTTTCCTTCCTGCCTGTCTTTCTTTTGACAGGTATGGAAGGGAAACTCTTCCATCCGCTTGCTTGGACAAAAACACTTATTTTGCTTGTTGATGCAGTAGTGGCCATCACGCTGGCTCCTGTCCTGATCTCATTTTTTCTGAAAGGAAAACTGAAGCCCGAACACAAGAATCCCATAACACGGACACTTGAAAAGATCTACACGCCCATCCTGAAATTTTGTCTTATCTGGCGAAAAACGACCATCGGAGTAAATTTAATGGCACTGCTGGTGAGTATTCCGATGTTCCTAAGTCTTGGCAGTGAATTTTTTCCACCCCTTGATGAAGGCTCCATCCTTTTTATGCCGGTAACCCTGCCTGATGTTTCAAATTCGGAGATAAAAAGGATACTACAGGTTCAGGACAAGATCATCAAAAGCGTTCCTGAAGTTGATAACGTGCTTGGAAAGGCTGGCAGGGCAAGTACTGCAACAGATAATTCTCCGGTTAGCATGATCGAAACCATCATCCTGCTAAAGCCAAAATCGGAATGGCGGAAAGGAATTTCGAAGGCAGATATTGTAAATGAGCTGAATGAAAAGCTCCAAATTCCGGGCGTTGTGAACGGATGGACGCAGCCTATCATCAACCGCATAAACATGCTATCAACAGGTATTCGGACGGATGTAGGGCTAAAAGTTTACGGTCAGAATCTTGATTCTATTTATTCGCTTGCGCAGATGTTCAAAAAAGAGCTGGCAGGAATAGACGGTGTCAAGGACCTTTATGTGGAACCAATCACGGGCGGAAAATATCTCGATATAAAGATTAAACGTGATGAAATTGGTCGCTACGGACTTAGTGTTGATGATGTAAATATGATCGTGGAATCGGCCATTGGCGGAATGAACCTTACCAATACCATTGAAGGGCGGGAGCGCTTCAGCATCAGCGTGAGGCTTTCACAGGATTTCAGAAAGAGTATTGAGGACATCAAACGCATCCCGATACTCACCGAGAATTTTGGCAGTATTCCTTTATCTTCTGTTGCCGATATCATCATCTCCGATGGCCCACCGATGATCAATTCAGAGAATGCCATGCTGAGGGGTTCGGTGCTATTCAATGTCCGCGACCGCGACCTTGGCAGCACCGTAAAAGAATGCCAGGCCAAGCTTGACAAGCTGATAAAAAAAATGCCGAAAGGCTATTTCATTGAATGGAGCGGGCAGTATGAGAATCAGATCAGGGCAAACAAAACGCTGATGCTGATAATGCCATTCGTAGTGCTGATAATACTGCTTGTACTTTACTTTACATACAAATCCGTGAAAGAAGCGTTGGTGACGATGATCACTATTCCCTTCGCGCTGATAGGCGGCGTTTTCATGATCTACTTTTATGGAGTGAATTTGTCGGTTGCCGTGGCCGTTGGATTTATTGCCCTGTTCGGAATAGCCGTTGAAACGGCGATGTTGATGACTATCTACCTGAACGAGGCCATGCAAAACCTTGTAAAGCTCAAAGGCAATTCCAGCGAAACTATAACGAATGCCGATATCCGTGAATACGTGATAGCCGGTGCAGCCAAAAGGCTTCGTCCGAAAATCATGACCGTTTCGGTTGCACTGTTCGGTTTATTGCCAATATTATGGGCTACCGGTGTAGGCAGCGATGTAATGCTTCCGATTGCTCTGCCTCTCATCGGCGGGGTTCTTACGTCCACTATTTATGTATTGCTTGTTACACCCGTTGTTTTTGAAATCGTGAAGGAGCGCGAACTGAAACGAAAAGGAAGGATCGACGTTTTTGGATTGAAGGAAGGAGGCACATCATGA
- a CDS encoding efflux RND transporter permease subunit, translated as MIEKIISLSLKNRFVVLLISACLFVWGIFSIQKNPVDAIPDLSENQVIVYTEWMGRSPQVIEDQVTYPLVSNLQGIPKIKNIRAASMFGMSFIYLIFEDDVDIYWARTRVLERLNYAQRLLPENVTPTLGPDGTGVGHVFWYTLEAKGFDLGELRAIQDWYVKFALQTVPGVSEVASYGGFQKQYQITINPNKLIYYNIPLMNVLKAVRTNNNDVGGRKYELSDMGYIVRGQGYIKSTADIENIPVGNYNTIPVRIKDVATVQMGGDLRLGIFDENGEGEVVGGIVVMRYGENADKVIRAVKAKMTDVEKCLPAGVKFHTAYDRSGLIEDAISSVKGTLIEEMIAVSLIVLMFLFHWRSALIILIQMPISIAVAFIFLEAFNISSNIMSLTGIALAISVIVDDGIVMVENSYRHISEKQQTET; from the coding sequence ATGATCGAAAAAATAATTTCTTTATCACTTAAAAACCGATTTGTCGTCCTGCTCATTTCGGCCTGTTTGTTTGTATGGGGAATATTTTCCATACAGAAAAATCCTGTTGATGCCATCCCTGACCTCTCCGAGAACCAGGTGATCGTTTACACGGAATGGATGGGACGCAGCCCGCAGGTGATTGAGGATCAAGTCACATATCCGCTGGTGTCGAATCTTCAGGGCATCCCCAAAATAAAGAATATTCGGGCTGCCTCTATGTTCGGGATGAGCTTCATTTACCTGATCTTTGAAGATGACGTGGATATATACTGGGCAAGGACAAGGGTTTTGGAACGTTTGAATTATGCTCAACGCCTCTTACCTGAGAATGTGACGCCGACACTTGGACCGGACGGGACCGGTGTCGGCCATGTTTTCTGGTATACTCTGGAGGCAAAAGGCTTTGACCTTGGCGAATTGCGTGCTATACAAGACTGGTACGTGAAGTTCGCCTTGCAGACGGTTCCGGGAGTGAGCGAAGTGGCATCTTACGGTGGCTTCCAGAAACAATACCAGATAACCATCAATCCAAACAAGCTCATTTATTACAACATTCCGCTTATGAATGTTCTCAAAGCCGTGAGAACAAATAATAATGATGTCGGCGGAAGAAAATACGAACTGAGTGACATGGGCTACATCGTGCGTGGTCAGGGCTATATAAAAAGTACGGCTGACATTGAAAACATCCCGGTGGGAAATTACAATACTATTCCTGTGCGAATAAAAGATGTTGCTACAGTGCAGATGGGTGGCGACCTGCGGCTTGGCATCTTTGATGAGAATGGCGAAGGTGAAGTTGTAGGCGGTATTGTTGTGATGCGCTATGGCGAAAATGCCGACAAGGTGATACGTGCCGTCAAGGCAAAAATGACTGATGTAGAAAAGTGCCTTCCGGCGGGGGTGAAATTTCATACGGCTTATGACCGCAGCGGCCTGATAGAAGATGCTATAAGTTCTGTAAAGGGAACCCTGATAGAGGAAATGATCGCTGTGTCACTCATCGTACTGATGTTCCTGTTTCATTGGAGAAGTGCGCTGATCATACTGATTCAGATGCCCATTTCTATAGCGGTGGCCTTTATCTTTCTCGAAGCATTCAACATTTCATCCAATATCATGTCGCTGACAGGTATTGCCCTTGCGATAAGTGTAATCGTTGACGATGGCATTGTGATGGTTGAAAATTCATACCGGCATATTTCGGAAAAACAACAAACGGAAACATAA
- a CDS encoding 5'-nucleotidase, lipoprotein e(P4) family yields MKKTIALIFLAGALLVSCTPKKENTADKKCCKTDSSCCANEHLVMGVLYSQKAAEFRALTYQAYTLAGMMLEKNLADKAIKQKRAVVLDIDETVLDNSPYEAKCAAEGIGYPEKWDDWCNLAKAKAIPGVVDFLKYADSKGVDIYYVTNRKENLKDATIKNLKETGCPQADEKHLMLRVEENSKEGRRQEIMKTHYIALLIGDNLADFAVAFDGKLSTEKRAQLTDSLKAEFGRRFIVLPNAMYGDWEGAIYDWDYKKSAAEKKKIRHEKLEKF; encoded by the coding sequence ATGAAAAAAACTATTGCACTTATTTTTCTCGCCGGCGCGTTGTTAGTGTCATGCACTCCCAAAAAGGAAAACACCGCTGATAAAAAATGTTGTAAAACTGACTCAAGCTGCTGCGCCAACGAACATTTGGTAATGGGCGTGCTCTACAGCCAGAAAGCAGCAGAATTCAGAGCGCTGACCTATCAGGCATATACCCTGGCCGGGATGATGCTGGAAAAGAATCTGGCCGATAAAGCAATCAAACAAAAACGCGCCGTTGTCCTCGATATTGATGAGACTGTTCTCGACAATAGCCCTTATGAAGCCAAATGTGCTGCCGAAGGAATCGGTTATCCCGAAAAATGGGACGACTGGTGCAATTTGGCAAAGGCAAAAGCAATCCCCGGCGTGGTTGATTTTTTGAAATATGCCGATTCAAAAGGTGTTGACATATATTATGTGACCAACCGCAAAGAAAACCTGAAAGACGCCACGATTAAAAATCTGAAAGAAACAGGTTGTCCTCAGGCAGATGAAAAGCACCTGATGCTCCGCGTTGAAGAAAACAGCAAAGAAGGCCGTCGTCAGGAAATCATGAAAACACATTACATTGCCCTGTTGATTGGTGATAATCTTGCTGATTTTGCGGTTGCTTTTGATGGTAAATTAAGCACTGAAAAAAGAGCACAGCTTACTGATAGTCTGAAGGCTGAATTTGGTCGTCGTTTTATTGTACTTCCGAATGCCATGTACGGAGACTGGGAAGGCGCAATCTACGATTGGGATTATAAAAAGTCAGCTGCCGAAAAGAAAAAAATCAGGCATGAAAAGCTTGAAAAATTCTAA